The Thermotoga caldifontis AZM44c09 genomic interval GTTTACGCCGTGCTCGGGAGACTGGGCTTCGTGGACATAGATCAGGTCATCGCAGGTTTCCGCCACCATTCGAGCATCTTCGAGGGTCATGTGACGCGCGGCATTCCGGGTATCGACTGGTCCACGGGAAACCTCGGTCAGGGTCTGGCGGCGGGAGTTGGGTTCGCGCTGGCCGCGAAGATGAAAGAACAGGATTACCACGTCTTCGTTGCCATGAGCGACGCTGAACAGGCCAAGGGACAGGTCGCCGAGGCTCGGAGAATCGCGAGGAAGTTCGGCTTGTCGAACATCACGGTCGTCATAGACTACAACGACGCCCAGATCTCCGGAAGGGCGCGCGACGTGATGCCTGTGAACATAAAAGAGAATTACCTTGCAGACGGCTGGAGAATCATCGAGGTCGACGGTCACGATATAGAACAGCTCCTGTTCGCACTGAAGGAAGCCGTTGAAGACAAGGTCAGTCCCGTTGCTATCCTGGCGCACACGGTGATGGGTAAGGGTGTCTCCTTCATGGAGAACGACGTGTCCTACCACGGAAAACCACTCACGAAAGAGCAACTTGAAAAAGCGCTCGCCGAGCTGGGCATCGAGAACGATGTTGAAAAATACTTGGAGATGAGAAAGAAACTGCCTCTTGCCAAACATGAGCCACTGAAAATTGAATACGAGGTCAAGTTGAACATCCCTGCGCCGAGGACGTACACGGACAAAACGGACAACAGGAGCGCCTTCGGCAGGGCCCTTCTGGACATCGTGAAGGCGAACAGAAACAGTGAAACGCCGGTGGCCGTCGTCGACTGCGACCTCGCATCCTCCGTCAGGACCGACATGGTGATGAAAGAAGTTCCAGAGAGGTTCGTTCAGATCGGTGTACAGGAGCACGCGGCCGCGACCGTTTCTGGCGCCATGTCTGCCGACGGGATCGTGACCTTCTTCGCCGACTTCGGCGTTTTCGGTGTGAGCGAGACTTACAACCAGCACAGGCTGAACGCGATAAACCACACGAACCTGAAGGTCGTCGTGACACACTGTGGCCTGAACGTTGGAGAAGACGGAAAGACTCACCACGGACTCGATTACGTTTCTGCGCCGGCGAACTGGCTGGGTTACAAGGTCATAGTGCCTGCCGATCCGAACCAGACGGACCGTGCTGTGAG includes:
- a CDS encoding transketolase, whose product is MRNFDKEAVKRLKELARICRGDVLKMTYVAGSGHPGGSMSSIEIFLSIYSFANIDPKNPFDPLRDRVVISHGHTSPGVYAVLGRLGFVDIDQVIAGFRHHSSIFEGHVTRGIPGIDWSTGNLGQGLAAGVGFALAAKMKEQDYHVFVAMSDAEQAKGQVAEARRIARKFGLSNITVVIDYNDAQISGRARDVMPVNIKENYLADGWRIIEVDGHDIEQLLFALKEAVEDKVSPVAILAHTVMGKGVSFMENDVSYHGKPLTKEQLEKALAELGIENDVEKYLEMRKKLPLAKHEPLKIEYEVKLNIPAPRTYTDKTDNRSAFGRALLDIVKANRNSETPVAVVDCDLASSVRTDMVMKEVPERFVQIGVQEHAAATVSGAMSADGIVTFFADFGVFGVSETYNQHRLNAINHTNLKVVVTHCGLNVGEDGKTHHGLDYVSAPANWLGYKVIVPADPNQTDRAVRYVASVYGNFLIAMGRAKQSIIKSEDGKPFFGDDYVFEYGKIDVLREGDEVTLVGCGAIVENLVAAADRFKGRVTVLNVSCPFDLDEATLRRYCDNRKVLVVEDHAAPLGLAALLAKFMMQRKIFPSHFEQIAVEEHAVSGPYEALYELYGLSAERIGQKVAALLS